The following are encoded in a window of Vigna unguiculata cultivar IT97K-499-35 chromosome 8, ASM411807v1, whole genome shotgun sequence genomic DNA:
- the LOC114194506 gene encoding membrane protein of ER body-like protein isoform X2 has translation MEQEPHQWVVHPHEEEEEEGMMEDGALIRKKIVTEEVTSFSSTTSSSSSSSNDSEHDSGTCSVVTAPDGSPVQKDEEVSEIGNGGENFNHVNGDKSDYEAVGLAQVAEFAGEPTNVEAISGFNMSQNMNSVYFDKQQGMWKCHHCTWTKRFDSPWTVPNWNLKGYPDLMMSVKPMIQHAPCFVYEIKDDEVNGLNGVLNGVANGSVHPTNLGEREVNVQADLSAIQNSLCSENTNFHEETSAKEAPNLIKEEIDQPLEEFDVEAVLEKQETHDLFCPNCHSCITKRVILKKRKRNPGKTDIEAKRDKLEKIHNLEHDKLETIGSSGLLDSPEHPNANPGDNANVRSEPDIVSQEPPAEDNQPREEPEVFRCLSCFSFFIPSGKCFDAIRIFGGASKKEGAQNPPSVPASNLQFPSNPQGSSANWFKSLINKGKKASDAPLEYSGTGSAQQHNSTSITSDELTSRGIGHSEDPPADTSVVTDVKPTPDINHAHGGMDSLISSTNDLSSIQSGTKSAGDLVNGMQKVVRDTSDFSYVKPLLDGNLSSEGEKKGYDSLPLAASTPKEAVLKPYEGKTEILTSTTVGFQFLEGTPKDVDKTPEIIGNGYSSVVHGAQSPIQSSGSAIHANDVASNKQNFKTDAIFPSKLDFTPIDKEIYPPTRKENEGGDVIVDIGKGTFVSAAPHTADDIPAESTTITETQIETVQPRDEVGEPQGWEILKSIVYGGLVESITSLGIVSSAVSSGVTPLNIIALGFANIIGGLVILGHNLVDLKNDHSGEDQTQTVVQDRYREFLGRRENFLLHAVVAVLSFLIFGAVPLVVYGLLINKSYDTELKLAVVAATSVVCIILLAIGKVYTSRPPKAYMKTVLYYVAMALSTSGVTYIAGNLIKDLLEKYNHPESGFAITMMPISGTNTGSTWMSQ, from the exons ATGGAACAAGAACCACATCAATGGGTAGTGCATCctcatgaagaagaagaagaagaaggaatgATGGAAGATGGTGCTTTGATAAGAAAGAAAATTGTTACAGAAGAAGTAACATCCTTCTCCTCCACCacttcctcctcctcttctagTAGCAATGACAGTGAGCATGATAGTGGAACTTGTTCAGTGGTCACAGCCCCAGATGGATCTCCTGTTCAGAAAGATGAAGAAGTTTCAGAGATAGGAAATGGTGGTGAAAATTTCAACCATGTTAATGGTGATAAATCAGATTATGAAGCTGTTGGGCTTGCACAAGTAGCAGAGTTTGCAGGAGAACCAACAAATGTAGAGGCCATAAGTGGTTTTAATATGTCACAGAATATGAACAGTGTTTATTTTGATAAGCAACAAG GAATGTGGAAATGTCACCACTGCACATGGACCAAGAGATTTGACAGTCCTTGGACTGTGCCAAATTGGAATCTTAAGGGTTATCCTGACTTGATGATGAGTGTCAAACCTATGATTCAACATGCACcatgttttgtttatgaaatTAAAG ATGACGAAGTTAATGGACTTAATGGAGTTCTAAATGGTGTTGCTAATGGGTCTGTCCATCCAACAAATCTGGGGGAGAGAGAAGTTAATGTACAAGCAGATCTGTCAGCTATTCAAAACAGTCTATGCAGCGAAAACACAA ATTTTCATGAAGAAACTAGTGCAAAGGAAGCTCCTAATTTGATAAAAGAAGAGATTGATCAGCCACTTGAAGAATTTGATGTTGAGGCAGTGTTGGAAAAACAAGAGACTCATGATTTGTTCTGTCCTAATTGTCATTCTTGCATTACTAAAAGGGTAATcctcaaaaaaagaaaaaggaatccTGGAAAAACAGATATTGAAGCCAAGCGTGATAAGTTGGAGAAAATTCATAATTTAGAGCATGATAAGTTGGAGACTATAGGCAGCTCAGGGCTGTTAGATAGTCCTGAACATCCCAATGCCAACCCAGGTGATAATGCAAATGTAAGATCTGAGCCTGATATTGTTAGTCAAGAGCCACCTGCTGAAGATAATCAGCCTCGTGAAGAACCAGAAGTATTCAGATGTTTATCATGCTTCAGCTTCTTTATTCCTAGTG GAAAATGTTTTGATGCAATCCGTATTTTTGGTGGTGCCAGCAAGAAGGAAGGTGCACAAAATCCTCCCAGTGTACCTGCAAGTAATTTGCAGTTTCCTTCAAATCCACAAGGCTCCAGTGCAAATTGGTTTAAATCTCTGATTAATAAGGGGAAAAAAGCTA GTGATGCACCCCTTGAATATTCTGGAACTGGTTCTGCTCAGCAGCATAACTCAACATCAATCACTTCAGATGAGCTCACCTCACGTGGAATTGGTCATTCTGAAGATCCACCTGCTGATACATCTGTAGTTACGGATGTAAAACCTACACCAGATATCAATCATGCACATGGAGGCATGGATTCTTTGATTTCATCAACA AATGATTTGTCATCTATACAGTCCGGTACAAAAAGTGCCGGTGATTTGGTGAATGGAATGCAGAAAGTTGTGCGTGATACATCAGATTTTTCGTACGTGAAACCATTGCTGGATGGAAACTTGAGCAGTGAGGGAGAGAAAAAGGGATATGATAGTCTTCCATTAGCAGCTTCTACTCCAAAAGAAGCCGTTCTGAAACCTTATGAAGGGAAAACTGAAATTCTTACTTCTACAACTGTAGGGTTTCAATTTCTTGAGGGTACACCGAAAGATGTAGACAAGACACCTGAAATTATTGGGAATGGTTATTCATCTGTGGTACATGGAGCACAATCACCAATTCAATCATCTGGCAGTGCAATACATGCAAATGATGTAGCTAGTAATaagcaaaattttaaaacagatGCCATCTTTCCATCAAAACTAGATTTTACTCCAATTGACAAGGAAATATATCCTCCTACCAGAAAGGAAAATGAAG GTGGAGACGTGATAGTTGATATTGGGAAAGGAACATTTGTATCCGCAGCACCTCATACAGCAGATGATATTCCAGCTGAAAGTACTACTATAACTGAAACTCAGATAGAAACTGTACAACCCAGAGATGAAGTTGGCGAACCTCAAGGATGGGAAATACTTAAAAGCATTGTGTATGGTGGTTTAGTTGAGTCAATCACAAGCCTAGGAATTGTGTCATCTGCAGTTAGTTCGGGTGTTACCCCAT TGAATATTATAGCATTGGGATTTGCAAATATCATTGGTGGACTTGTCATCCTTGGTCACAAT CTTGTTGACTTGAAAAATGATCACTCTGGAGAGGATCAAACACAAACGGTTGTGCAAGATCGGTATCGAGAATTTCTAGGACGCCGTGAGAACTTCTTGCTTCATGCTGTTGTAGCTGTTTTATCATTCCTGATTTTTGGTGCTGTCCCCCTTGTTGTCTATGGCCTCTTGATCAATAAGAGTTACGACACTGAACTTAAGCTTGCTGTGGTAGCAGCTACTTCTGTTGTGTGCATCATTCTACTTGCTATTGGGAAAGTTTACACCAGCAGACCACCCAAAGCCTATATGAAAACTGTGTTGTACTATGTTGCAATGGCACTTTCAACCTCAGGAGTAACATATATAGCAGGCAACCTCATCAAGGATCTCCTAGAGAAATATAACCACCCAGAATCAGGTTTCGCTATAACCATGATGCCCATATCAGGCACAAACACGGGATCAACATGGATGTCTCAATGA
- the LOC114194506 gene encoding membrane protein of ER body-like protein isoform X4, which translates to MEQEPHQWVVHPHEEEEEEGMMEDGALIRKKIVTEEVTSFSSTTSSSSSSSNDSEHDSGTCSVVTAPDGSPVQKDEEVSEIGNGGENFNHVNGDKSDYEAVGLAQVAEFAGEPTNVEAISGFNMSQNMNSVYFDKQQDDEVNGLNGVLNGVANGSVHPTNLGEREVNVQADLSAIQNSLCSENTNFHEETSAKEAPNLIKEEIDQPLEEFDVEAVLEKQETHDLFCPNCHSCITKRVILKKRKRNPGKTDIEAKRDKLEKIHNLEHDKLETIGSSGLLDSPEHPNANPGDNANVRSEPDIVSQEPPAEDNQPREEPEVFRCLSCFSFFIPSGKCFDAIRIFGGASKKEGAQNPPSVPASNLQFPSNPQGSSANWFKSLINKGKKASDAPLEYSGTGSAQQHNSTSITSDELTSRGIGHSEDPPADTSVVTDVKPTPDINHAHGGMDSLISSTNDLSSIQSGTKSAGDLVNGMQKVVRDTSDFSYVKPLLDGNLSSEGEKKGYDSLPLAASTPKEAVLKPYEGKTEILTSTTVGFQFLEGTPKDVDKTPEIIGNGYSSVVHGAQSPIQSSGSAIHANDVASNKQNFKTDAIFPSKLDFTPIDKEIYPPTRKENEGGDVIVDIGKGTFVSAAPHTADDIPAESTTITETQIETVQPRDEVGEPQGWEILKSIVYGGLVESITSLGIVSSAVSSGVTPLNIIALGFANIIGGLVILGHNLVDLKNDHSGEDQTQTVVQDRYREFLGRRENFLLHAVVAVLSFLIFGAVPLVVYGLLINKSYDTELKLAVVAATSVVCIILLAIGKVYTSRPPKAYMKTVLYYVAMALSTSGVTYIAGNLIKDLLEKYNHPESGFAITMMPISGTNTGSTWMSQ; encoded by the exons ATGGAACAAGAACCACATCAATGGGTAGTGCATCctcatgaagaagaagaagaagaaggaatgATGGAAGATGGTGCTTTGATAAGAAAGAAAATTGTTACAGAAGAAGTAACATCCTTCTCCTCCACCacttcctcctcctcttctagTAGCAATGACAGTGAGCATGATAGTGGAACTTGTTCAGTGGTCACAGCCCCAGATGGATCTCCTGTTCAGAAAGATGAAGAAGTTTCAGAGATAGGAAATGGTGGTGAAAATTTCAACCATGTTAATGGTGATAAATCAGATTATGAAGCTGTTGGGCTTGCACAAGTAGCAGAGTTTGCAGGAGAACCAACAAATGTAGAGGCCATAAGTGGTTTTAATATGTCACAGAATATGAACAGTGTTTATTTTGATAAGCAACAAG ATGACGAAGTTAATGGACTTAATGGAGTTCTAAATGGTGTTGCTAATGGGTCTGTCCATCCAACAAATCTGGGGGAGAGAGAAGTTAATGTACAAGCAGATCTGTCAGCTATTCAAAACAGTCTATGCAGCGAAAACACAA ATTTTCATGAAGAAACTAGTGCAAAGGAAGCTCCTAATTTGATAAAAGAAGAGATTGATCAGCCACTTGAAGAATTTGATGTTGAGGCAGTGTTGGAAAAACAAGAGACTCATGATTTGTTCTGTCCTAATTGTCATTCTTGCATTACTAAAAGGGTAATcctcaaaaaaagaaaaaggaatccTGGAAAAACAGATATTGAAGCCAAGCGTGATAAGTTGGAGAAAATTCATAATTTAGAGCATGATAAGTTGGAGACTATAGGCAGCTCAGGGCTGTTAGATAGTCCTGAACATCCCAATGCCAACCCAGGTGATAATGCAAATGTAAGATCTGAGCCTGATATTGTTAGTCAAGAGCCACCTGCTGAAGATAATCAGCCTCGTGAAGAACCAGAAGTATTCAGATGTTTATCATGCTTCAGCTTCTTTATTCCTAGTG GAAAATGTTTTGATGCAATCCGTATTTTTGGTGGTGCCAGCAAGAAGGAAGGTGCACAAAATCCTCCCAGTGTACCTGCAAGTAATTTGCAGTTTCCTTCAAATCCACAAGGCTCCAGTGCAAATTGGTTTAAATCTCTGATTAATAAGGGGAAAAAAGCTA GTGATGCACCCCTTGAATATTCTGGAACTGGTTCTGCTCAGCAGCATAACTCAACATCAATCACTTCAGATGAGCTCACCTCACGTGGAATTGGTCATTCTGAAGATCCACCTGCTGATACATCTGTAGTTACGGATGTAAAACCTACACCAGATATCAATCATGCACATGGAGGCATGGATTCTTTGATTTCATCAACA AATGATTTGTCATCTATACAGTCCGGTACAAAAAGTGCCGGTGATTTGGTGAATGGAATGCAGAAAGTTGTGCGTGATACATCAGATTTTTCGTACGTGAAACCATTGCTGGATGGAAACTTGAGCAGTGAGGGAGAGAAAAAGGGATATGATAGTCTTCCATTAGCAGCTTCTACTCCAAAAGAAGCCGTTCTGAAACCTTATGAAGGGAAAACTGAAATTCTTACTTCTACAACTGTAGGGTTTCAATTTCTTGAGGGTACACCGAAAGATGTAGACAAGACACCTGAAATTATTGGGAATGGTTATTCATCTGTGGTACATGGAGCACAATCACCAATTCAATCATCTGGCAGTGCAATACATGCAAATGATGTAGCTAGTAATaagcaaaattttaaaacagatGCCATCTTTCCATCAAAACTAGATTTTACTCCAATTGACAAGGAAATATATCCTCCTACCAGAAAGGAAAATGAAG GTGGAGACGTGATAGTTGATATTGGGAAAGGAACATTTGTATCCGCAGCACCTCATACAGCAGATGATATTCCAGCTGAAAGTACTACTATAACTGAAACTCAGATAGAAACTGTACAACCCAGAGATGAAGTTGGCGAACCTCAAGGATGGGAAATACTTAAAAGCATTGTGTATGGTGGTTTAGTTGAGTCAATCACAAGCCTAGGAATTGTGTCATCTGCAGTTAGTTCGGGTGTTACCCCAT TGAATATTATAGCATTGGGATTTGCAAATATCATTGGTGGACTTGTCATCCTTGGTCACAAT CTTGTTGACTTGAAAAATGATCACTCTGGAGAGGATCAAACACAAACGGTTGTGCAAGATCGGTATCGAGAATTTCTAGGACGCCGTGAGAACTTCTTGCTTCATGCTGTTGTAGCTGTTTTATCATTCCTGATTTTTGGTGCTGTCCCCCTTGTTGTCTATGGCCTCTTGATCAATAAGAGTTACGACACTGAACTTAAGCTTGCTGTGGTAGCAGCTACTTCTGTTGTGTGCATCATTCTACTTGCTATTGGGAAAGTTTACACCAGCAGACCACCCAAAGCCTATATGAAAACTGTGTTGTACTATGTTGCAATGGCACTTTCAACCTCAGGAGTAACATATATAGCAGGCAACCTCATCAAGGATCTCCTAGAGAAATATAACCACCCAGAATCAGGTTTCGCTATAACCATGATGCCCATATCAGGCACAAACACGGGATCAACATGGATGTCTCAATGA
- the LOC114194506 gene encoding membrane protein of ER body-like protein isoform X1: protein MEQEPHQWVVHPHEEEEEEGMMEDGALIRKKIVTEEVTSFSSTTSSSSSSSNDSEHDSGTCSVVTAPDGSPVQKDEEVSEIGNGGENFNHVNGDKSDYEAVGLAQVAEFAGEPTNVEAISGFNMSQNMNSVYFDKQQGMWKCHHCTWTKRFDSPWTVPNWNLKGYPDLMMSVKPMIQHAPCFVYEIKDDEVNGLNGVLNGVANGSVHPTNLGEREVNVQADLSAIQNSLCSENTSQCIKTVDNKLPSIPELSHKHNSSDIQATPVADFHEETSAKEAPNLIKEEIDQPLEEFDVEAVLEKQETHDLFCPNCHSCITKRVILKKRKRNPGKTDIEAKRDKLEKIHNLEHDKLETIGSSGLLDSPEHPNANPGDNANVRSEPDIVSQEPPAEDNQPREEPEVFRCLSCFSFFIPSGKCFDAIRIFGGASKKEGAQNPPSVPASNLQFPSNPQGSSANWFKSLINKGKKASDAPLEYSGTGSAQQHNSTSITSDELTSRGIGHSEDPPADTSVVTDVKPTPDINHAHGGMDSLISSTNDLSSIQSGTKSAGDLVNGMQKVVRDTSDFSYVKPLLDGNLSSEGEKKGYDSLPLAASTPKEAVLKPYEGKTEILTSTTVGFQFLEGTPKDVDKTPEIIGNGYSSVVHGAQSPIQSSGSAIHANDVASNKQNFKTDAIFPSKLDFTPIDKEIYPPTRKENEGGDVIVDIGKGTFVSAAPHTADDIPAESTTITETQIETVQPRDEVGEPQGWEILKSIVYGGLVESITSLGIVSSAVSSGVTPLNIIALGFANIIGGLVILGHNLVDLKNDHSGEDQTQTVVQDRYREFLGRRENFLLHAVVAVLSFLIFGAVPLVVYGLLINKSYDTELKLAVVAATSVVCIILLAIGKVYTSRPPKAYMKTVLYYVAMALSTSGVTYIAGNLIKDLLEKYNHPESGFAITMMPISGTNTGSTWMSQ, encoded by the exons ATGGAACAAGAACCACATCAATGGGTAGTGCATCctcatgaagaagaagaagaagaaggaatgATGGAAGATGGTGCTTTGATAAGAAAGAAAATTGTTACAGAAGAAGTAACATCCTTCTCCTCCACCacttcctcctcctcttctagTAGCAATGACAGTGAGCATGATAGTGGAACTTGTTCAGTGGTCACAGCCCCAGATGGATCTCCTGTTCAGAAAGATGAAGAAGTTTCAGAGATAGGAAATGGTGGTGAAAATTTCAACCATGTTAATGGTGATAAATCAGATTATGAAGCTGTTGGGCTTGCACAAGTAGCAGAGTTTGCAGGAGAACCAACAAATGTAGAGGCCATAAGTGGTTTTAATATGTCACAGAATATGAACAGTGTTTATTTTGATAAGCAACAAG GAATGTGGAAATGTCACCACTGCACATGGACCAAGAGATTTGACAGTCCTTGGACTGTGCCAAATTGGAATCTTAAGGGTTATCCTGACTTGATGATGAGTGTCAAACCTATGATTCAACATGCACcatgttttgtttatgaaatTAAAG ATGACGAAGTTAATGGACTTAATGGAGTTCTAAATGGTGTTGCTAATGGGTCTGTCCATCCAACAAATCTGGGGGAGAGAGAAGTTAATGTACAAGCAGATCTGTCAGCTATTCAAAACAGTCTATGCAGCGAAAACACAAGTCAGTGTATTAAAACTGTGGACAACAAGCTCCCTTCCATTCCAGAACTATCCCATAAGCACAATTCATCTGATATACAAGCTACACCTGTTGCAGATTTTCATGAAGAAACTAGTGCAAAGGAAGCTCCTAATTTGATAAAAGAAGAGATTGATCAGCCACTTGAAGAATTTGATGTTGAGGCAGTGTTGGAAAAACAAGAGACTCATGATTTGTTCTGTCCTAATTGTCATTCTTGCATTACTAAAAGGGTAATcctcaaaaaaagaaaaaggaatccTGGAAAAACAGATATTGAAGCCAAGCGTGATAAGTTGGAGAAAATTCATAATTTAGAGCATGATAAGTTGGAGACTATAGGCAGCTCAGGGCTGTTAGATAGTCCTGAACATCCCAATGCCAACCCAGGTGATAATGCAAATGTAAGATCTGAGCCTGATATTGTTAGTCAAGAGCCACCTGCTGAAGATAATCAGCCTCGTGAAGAACCAGAAGTATTCAGATGTTTATCATGCTTCAGCTTCTTTATTCCTAGTG GAAAATGTTTTGATGCAATCCGTATTTTTGGTGGTGCCAGCAAGAAGGAAGGTGCACAAAATCCTCCCAGTGTACCTGCAAGTAATTTGCAGTTTCCTTCAAATCCACAAGGCTCCAGTGCAAATTGGTTTAAATCTCTGATTAATAAGGGGAAAAAAGCTA GTGATGCACCCCTTGAATATTCTGGAACTGGTTCTGCTCAGCAGCATAACTCAACATCAATCACTTCAGATGAGCTCACCTCACGTGGAATTGGTCATTCTGAAGATCCACCTGCTGATACATCTGTAGTTACGGATGTAAAACCTACACCAGATATCAATCATGCACATGGAGGCATGGATTCTTTGATTTCATCAACA AATGATTTGTCATCTATACAGTCCGGTACAAAAAGTGCCGGTGATTTGGTGAATGGAATGCAGAAAGTTGTGCGTGATACATCAGATTTTTCGTACGTGAAACCATTGCTGGATGGAAACTTGAGCAGTGAGGGAGAGAAAAAGGGATATGATAGTCTTCCATTAGCAGCTTCTACTCCAAAAGAAGCCGTTCTGAAACCTTATGAAGGGAAAACTGAAATTCTTACTTCTACAACTGTAGGGTTTCAATTTCTTGAGGGTACACCGAAAGATGTAGACAAGACACCTGAAATTATTGGGAATGGTTATTCATCTGTGGTACATGGAGCACAATCACCAATTCAATCATCTGGCAGTGCAATACATGCAAATGATGTAGCTAGTAATaagcaaaattttaaaacagatGCCATCTTTCCATCAAAACTAGATTTTACTCCAATTGACAAGGAAATATATCCTCCTACCAGAAAGGAAAATGAAG GTGGAGACGTGATAGTTGATATTGGGAAAGGAACATTTGTATCCGCAGCACCTCATACAGCAGATGATATTCCAGCTGAAAGTACTACTATAACTGAAACTCAGATAGAAACTGTACAACCCAGAGATGAAGTTGGCGAACCTCAAGGATGGGAAATACTTAAAAGCATTGTGTATGGTGGTTTAGTTGAGTCAATCACAAGCCTAGGAATTGTGTCATCTGCAGTTAGTTCGGGTGTTACCCCAT TGAATATTATAGCATTGGGATTTGCAAATATCATTGGTGGACTTGTCATCCTTGGTCACAAT CTTGTTGACTTGAAAAATGATCACTCTGGAGAGGATCAAACACAAACGGTTGTGCAAGATCGGTATCGAGAATTTCTAGGACGCCGTGAGAACTTCTTGCTTCATGCTGTTGTAGCTGTTTTATCATTCCTGATTTTTGGTGCTGTCCCCCTTGTTGTCTATGGCCTCTTGATCAATAAGAGTTACGACACTGAACTTAAGCTTGCTGTGGTAGCAGCTACTTCTGTTGTGTGCATCATTCTACTTGCTATTGGGAAAGTTTACACCAGCAGACCACCCAAAGCCTATATGAAAACTGTGTTGTACTATGTTGCAATGGCACTTTCAACCTCAGGAGTAACATATATAGCAGGCAACCTCATCAAGGATCTCCTAGAGAAATATAACCACCCAGAATCAGGTTTCGCTATAACCATGATGCCCATATCAGGCACAAACACGGGATCAACATGGATGTCTCAATGA
- the LOC114194506 gene encoding membrane protein of ER body-like protein isoform X3, translating to MEQEPHQWVVHPHEEEEEEGMMEDGALIRKKIVTEEVTSFSSTTSSSSSSSNDSEHDSGTCSVVTAPDGSPVQKDEEVSEIGNGGENFNHVNGDKSDYEAVGLAQVAEFAGEPTNVEAISGFNMSQNMNSVYFDKQQDDEVNGLNGVLNGVANGSVHPTNLGEREVNVQADLSAIQNSLCSENTSQCIKTVDNKLPSIPELSHKHNSSDIQATPVADFHEETSAKEAPNLIKEEIDQPLEEFDVEAVLEKQETHDLFCPNCHSCITKRVILKKRKRNPGKTDIEAKRDKLEKIHNLEHDKLETIGSSGLLDSPEHPNANPGDNANVRSEPDIVSQEPPAEDNQPREEPEVFRCLSCFSFFIPSGKCFDAIRIFGGASKKEGAQNPPSVPASNLQFPSNPQGSSANWFKSLINKGKKASDAPLEYSGTGSAQQHNSTSITSDELTSRGIGHSEDPPADTSVVTDVKPTPDINHAHGGMDSLISSTNDLSSIQSGTKSAGDLVNGMQKVVRDTSDFSYVKPLLDGNLSSEGEKKGYDSLPLAASTPKEAVLKPYEGKTEILTSTTVGFQFLEGTPKDVDKTPEIIGNGYSSVVHGAQSPIQSSGSAIHANDVASNKQNFKTDAIFPSKLDFTPIDKEIYPPTRKENEGGDVIVDIGKGTFVSAAPHTADDIPAESTTITETQIETVQPRDEVGEPQGWEILKSIVYGGLVESITSLGIVSSAVSSGVTPLNIIALGFANIIGGLVILGHNLVDLKNDHSGEDQTQTVVQDRYREFLGRRENFLLHAVVAVLSFLIFGAVPLVVYGLLINKSYDTELKLAVVAATSVVCIILLAIGKVYTSRPPKAYMKTVLYYVAMALSTSGVTYIAGNLIKDLLEKYNHPESGFAITMMPISGTNTGSTWMSQ from the exons ATGGAACAAGAACCACATCAATGGGTAGTGCATCctcatgaagaagaagaagaagaaggaatgATGGAAGATGGTGCTTTGATAAGAAAGAAAATTGTTACAGAAGAAGTAACATCCTTCTCCTCCACCacttcctcctcctcttctagTAGCAATGACAGTGAGCATGATAGTGGAACTTGTTCAGTGGTCACAGCCCCAGATGGATCTCCTGTTCAGAAAGATGAAGAAGTTTCAGAGATAGGAAATGGTGGTGAAAATTTCAACCATGTTAATGGTGATAAATCAGATTATGAAGCTGTTGGGCTTGCACAAGTAGCAGAGTTTGCAGGAGAACCAACAAATGTAGAGGCCATAAGTGGTTTTAATATGTCACAGAATATGAACAGTGTTTATTTTGATAAGCAACAAG ATGACGAAGTTAATGGACTTAATGGAGTTCTAAATGGTGTTGCTAATGGGTCTGTCCATCCAACAAATCTGGGGGAGAGAGAAGTTAATGTACAAGCAGATCTGTCAGCTATTCAAAACAGTCTATGCAGCGAAAACACAAGTCAGTGTATTAAAACTGTGGACAACAAGCTCCCTTCCATTCCAGAACTATCCCATAAGCACAATTCATCTGATATACAAGCTACACCTGTTGCAGATTTTCATGAAGAAACTAGTGCAAAGGAAGCTCCTAATTTGATAAAAGAAGAGATTGATCAGCCACTTGAAGAATTTGATGTTGAGGCAGTGTTGGAAAAACAAGAGACTCATGATTTGTTCTGTCCTAATTGTCATTCTTGCATTACTAAAAGGGTAATcctcaaaaaaagaaaaaggaatccTGGAAAAACAGATATTGAAGCCAAGCGTGATAAGTTGGAGAAAATTCATAATTTAGAGCATGATAAGTTGGAGACTATAGGCAGCTCAGGGCTGTTAGATAGTCCTGAACATCCCAATGCCAACCCAGGTGATAATGCAAATGTAAGATCTGAGCCTGATATTGTTAGTCAAGAGCCACCTGCTGAAGATAATCAGCCTCGTGAAGAACCAGAAGTATTCAGATGTTTATCATGCTTCAGCTTCTTTATTCCTAGTG GAAAATGTTTTGATGCAATCCGTATTTTTGGTGGTGCCAGCAAGAAGGAAGGTGCACAAAATCCTCCCAGTGTACCTGCAAGTAATTTGCAGTTTCCTTCAAATCCACAAGGCTCCAGTGCAAATTGGTTTAAATCTCTGATTAATAAGGGGAAAAAAGCTA GTGATGCACCCCTTGAATATTCTGGAACTGGTTCTGCTCAGCAGCATAACTCAACATCAATCACTTCAGATGAGCTCACCTCACGTGGAATTGGTCATTCTGAAGATCCACCTGCTGATACATCTGTAGTTACGGATGTAAAACCTACACCAGATATCAATCATGCACATGGAGGCATGGATTCTTTGATTTCATCAACA AATGATTTGTCATCTATACAGTCCGGTACAAAAAGTGCCGGTGATTTGGTGAATGGAATGCAGAAAGTTGTGCGTGATACATCAGATTTTTCGTACGTGAAACCATTGCTGGATGGAAACTTGAGCAGTGAGGGAGAGAAAAAGGGATATGATAGTCTTCCATTAGCAGCTTCTACTCCAAAAGAAGCCGTTCTGAAACCTTATGAAGGGAAAACTGAAATTCTTACTTCTACAACTGTAGGGTTTCAATTTCTTGAGGGTACACCGAAAGATGTAGACAAGACACCTGAAATTATTGGGAATGGTTATTCATCTGTGGTACATGGAGCACAATCACCAATTCAATCATCTGGCAGTGCAATACATGCAAATGATGTAGCTAGTAATaagcaaaattttaaaacagatGCCATCTTTCCATCAAAACTAGATTTTACTCCAATTGACAAGGAAATATATCCTCCTACCAGAAAGGAAAATGAAG GTGGAGACGTGATAGTTGATATTGGGAAAGGAACATTTGTATCCGCAGCACCTCATACAGCAGATGATATTCCAGCTGAAAGTACTACTATAACTGAAACTCAGATAGAAACTGTACAACCCAGAGATGAAGTTGGCGAACCTCAAGGATGGGAAATACTTAAAAGCATTGTGTATGGTGGTTTAGTTGAGTCAATCACAAGCCTAGGAATTGTGTCATCTGCAGTTAGTTCGGGTGTTACCCCAT TGAATATTATAGCATTGGGATTTGCAAATATCATTGGTGGACTTGTCATCCTTGGTCACAAT CTTGTTGACTTGAAAAATGATCACTCTGGAGAGGATCAAACACAAACGGTTGTGCAAGATCGGTATCGAGAATTTCTAGGACGCCGTGAGAACTTCTTGCTTCATGCTGTTGTAGCTGTTTTATCATTCCTGATTTTTGGTGCTGTCCCCCTTGTTGTCTATGGCCTCTTGATCAATAAGAGTTACGACACTGAACTTAAGCTTGCTGTGGTAGCAGCTACTTCTGTTGTGTGCATCATTCTACTTGCTATTGGGAAAGTTTACACCAGCAGACCACCCAAAGCCTATATGAAAACTGTGTTGTACTATGTTGCAATGGCACTTTCAACCTCAGGAGTAACATATATAGCAGGCAACCTCATCAAGGATCTCCTAGAGAAATATAACCACCCAGAATCAGGTTTCGCTATAACCATGATGCCCATATCAGGCACAAACACGGGATCAACATGGATGTCTCAATGA